One window of Aliarcobacter lanthieri genomic DNA carries:
- a CDS encoding recombinase family protein has product MSKIFTYVRKNQNNELYTKDQKDFIDSYIKKNNLTVNKSIEIEINRPSQEKNIVHFLENCEKNSTIIVSNLNVFGRTIDRILEIVKFLLSNKIRIVVVEQNLDFFDDNDKLTQMILSIISMTINLEKELMSLRTKEALNAKKQDGIALGKPKGTIQKSKFDLQRDKIEELLGVGLSVRKIAKLLGYNNHIGLNNYVKKRAIKEHVKALKEV; this is encoded by the coding sequence ATGTCTAAAATATTTACCTATGTTAGGAAAAATCAGAATAATGAATTATATACTAAAGATCAAAAAGATTTTATAGATAGTTATATAAAAAAAAATAACTTGACTGTTAATAAAAGTATTGAAATCGAAATAAATCGACCTTCTCAAGAAAAAAATATTGTTCATTTTTTAGAAAATTGTGAAAAGAACTCTACAATTATTGTTTCAAATTTAAATGTTTTTGGAAGAACTATAGATAGAATTTTAGAAATTGTTAAATTTTTACTTTCAAATAAAATTAGAATAGTTGTTGTTGAACAAAATTTAGATTTCTTTGATGATAATGATAAACTTACACAGATGATTTTAAGTATTATATCAATGACTATAAATTTAGAAAAAGAGCTTATGAGTCTTAGAACAAAAGAGGCATTAAATGCTAAAAAACAAGATGGAATAGCTTTAGGAAAACCAAAAGGAACCATTCAAAAATCAAAATTTGATTTACAAAGAGATAAAATCGAAGAGCTTTTAGGAGTTGGTTTGAGTGTAAGAAAAATAGCTAAATTGTTGGGATACAATAATCATATTGGTTTAAATAATTATGTAAAAAAAAGAGCTATAAAAGAGCATGTTAAGGCTTTAAAAGAGGTATAA
- the coaD gene encoding pantetheine-phosphate adenylyltransferase: MKNKYDYIGSYKKAIYSGTFDPITIGHLDIIERATKIFDEVIISVAKSELKKPMFSHSKRVEFVKAATEHLSNVQVIGFDTLLVDFAQELKINTIIRGLRAVSDFEFELQMGYANSSINKNLETVYLMPTLEHAFVSSTIVREIIRFKGSFEHLVPKRIIECM; this comes from the coding sequence ATGAAAAATAAATATGATTATATAGGTTCATATAAAAAAGCTATTTATAGTGGTACTTTTGATCCAATAACAATTGGACATTTAGATATTATAGAAAGAGCAACAAAGATTTTTGATGAAGTAATCATCAGTGTTGCAAAAAGTGAGTTAAAGAAACCTATGTTTTCTCATTCAAAAAGAGTTGAATTTGTAAAAGCGGCAACAGAACATTTATCAAATGTTCAAGTTATTGGGTTTGATACATTGCTTGTTGATTTTGCACAAGAACTTAAAATAAATACTATTATTAGAGGTTTAAGAGCTGTTAGTGATTTTGAATTTGAACTACAAATGGGATATGCAAACTCTTCAATAAATAAAAATTTAGAAACAGTTTACTTAATGCCAACGCTTGAACATGCTTTTGTAAGTTCTACTATAGTTAGAGAAATCATAAGATTTAAAGGAAGTTTTGAACATTTAGTTCCAAAAAGGATAATTGAATGTATGTAA
- the rplI gene encoding 50S ribosomal protein L9 has product MKVLLLKDVKSLGKAGEIKEVADGYGKNFLIGKGLALHATTEVLNRHKAEQKRLAQKEEEEIANAKELAEKINSTKLTIKHKVGANNQLIGSVTNKEISEELEKQFSIMIDKKNISIDNKIKHLGIFEVNCKLGHSITANLKIDIIAE; this is encoded by the coding sequence ATGAAGGTATTATTATTAAAAGATGTAAAAAGTTTAGGAAAAGCTGGAGAAATAAAAGAAGTAGCTGATGGTTATGGTAAAAATTTTTTAATAGGAAAAGGTTTAGCTTTACATGCAACTACAGAAGTTTTAAATAGACATAAAGCCGAACAAAAAAGATTAGCACAAAAAGAAGAAGAAGAAATAGCAAATGCTAAAGAATTAGCAGAAAAAATAAATTCTACAAAACTTACAATTAAACATAAAGTTGGAGCAAATAATCAATTAATAGGTAGTGTAACAAATAAAGAAATAAGTGAAGAATTAGAAAAACAATTTTCGATTATGATTGATAAAAAAAATATTAGTATTGATAATAAAATTAAACATTTAGGTATCTTTGAAGTAAATTGTAAATTGGGGCACTCTATAACTGCAAATTTAAAAATTGATATTATAGCTGAGTAA
- a CDS encoding UbiX family flavin prenyltransferase produces MRLTVAISGASGVNLALKFIKQIPKDIELFLVFSKNSKKALKLENGIKIKDIFKDDKNITIFKDKNIGASLASGSFKVDKMIIIPCSQNTLAKCTVGIADSLITRAFSVMLKEKREIIIAPRELPFNTISLKNMLKLSKLGVTIAPPILGYYSSQQSLEEMENFIIGKWLDLLKIENNLYKRWK; encoded by the coding sequence TTGAGATTAACAGTTGCAATTAGTGGGGCTAGTGGAGTAAATCTTGCTTTAAAGTTTATAAAACAAATTCCAAAAGATATAGAGCTTTTTTTAGTTTTTTCTAAAAATTCAAAAAAAGCTTTAAAATTGGAAAATGGTATAAAAATTAAAGATATTTTTAAAGATGATAAAAATATCACAATATTTAAAGATAAAAATATTGGTGCAAGTTTAGCCTCTGGATCTTTCAAAGTTGATAAAATGATTATTATTCCATGTTCACAAAACACATTAGCTAAATGTACAGTAGGTATAGCTGATAGTTTAATAACAAGAGCTTTTAGTGTAATGTTAAAAGAAAAAAGAGAAATTATTATAGCTCCAAGAGAGCTACCTTTTAATACAATATCGTTAAAAAATATGTTAAAACTATCAAAACTTGGAGTTACTATTGCACCACCAATTTTAGGATATTATAGTTCACAACAAAGCTTAGAAGAAATGGAAAATTTTATAATTGGTAAATGGCTTGATTTACTAAAAATTGAAAATAATTTATACAAAAGATGGAAATAA
- the hslV gene encoding ATP-dependent protease subunit HslV, translating to MFHATTILAYKGANKAVIGGDGQVTFGNSVLKGNATKIRTLYQGKVLAGFAGSTADAFNLFDMFEVHLEASKGDLLKSVIAFSKEWRKDKVLRRLEAMMIVLNKERIFILSGNGDVVEPEDGEIASIGSGGNFAISAARALAKHSNLDEEDLVRESLMIAGELCIYTNQNIKILKLED from the coding sequence ATGTTTCACGCAACTACTATACTTGCTTATAAAGGGGCTAATAAAGCCGTAATTGGTGGAGATGGACAGGTTACTTTTGGAAATTCTGTTTTAAAAGGAAATGCTACAAAGATAAGAACACTTTATCAAGGAAAAGTTTTAGCTGGATTTGCAGGAAGTACAGCTGATGCTTTTAATCTTTTTGATATGTTTGAAGTTCATTTAGAAGCTTCAAAAGGTGATTTATTAAAATCTGTTATTGCTTTTTCAAAAGAGTGGAGAAAAGATAAAGTTTTAAGAAGATTAGAAGCTATGATGATAGTTTTAAATAAAGAGAGAATATTTATTTTAAGTGGAAATGGTGATGTAGTTGAGCCTGAAGATGGAGAAATAGCATCTATTGGAAGTGGTGGAAACTTTGCTATTAGTGCAGCAAGAGCTTTGGCTAAACATTCAAATTTAGATGAAGAAGATTTAGTAAGAGAAAGTTTAATGATAGCTGGAGAACTTTGTATATATACAAATCAAAATATAAAAATATTAAAGTTAGAGGATTAA